The Hydrotalea sp. genome contains the following window.
ATTTTTAATAATTTTTAAAGATTTATTATATAAATCTTGAATATTTTTAAATTCAATAGTGGCATCTTTCACTGCTGGGTCAATTCTTCCCATTGAATAAATCAATGCAAAATCCGCATGTTGAATAAAATTATTGGTCGATTGTTTCTTTAGTTGGCTCTCCTTATCCTCAACAATCTTATACAATTCATAACTTCTATAAAACTCTAAATGTATATTTAGTTTACTTCCATCAAACACCCCATCAAAATCGTTTTCAAATATTTTTGATTTGCTGGATTTGGCTTCTGATGGCCTGCCTTCATATAGAGCAATATAAGATTGAAAAACCACTTCATTTGATATTGTGGTATTATCATTATCAAATTTTTCTTTTCTTTTTACTGATAGATTGATATTTTTTTGCTTAAAGAACTCAACAACTTGTTTTTGTATTGGATTATAAGATTTTACATCACGAGAAAATATATTATTTTGACTATTTAATCCTTCGGTAATCTTAGCTATTATATCATCATCACTGGTTTGATAAATTCTGACGGGGACAGAGATGCCTTTTAATTTCTCAGGGTTATTCTTATATTCTTCATAAATGGCATTTGTGGTCTGCCCCCCATTAATAATTTTTGGGTTAACCAATTTTATTTTATTTTTATGATTGCTGTCCGGCGTTGAGCTAACAATTTTGCAGATTATGCAAATACCATTGTTGCATGCCCAAAAAAGACTTTTATTATCATCTTTTTCTATTGCTTGTTTGATTTTTTTATTTATTTTTGTTTTTCCTAAATAATATCTGATATTATTTGCTAGCATTTTTTCTTTTTCTTGCTCATATAATTTCGCAAGTTCTATCGCCGGCAAGCTTAAAAAGTACGCTTGCATATCTGGATTGCTTATTTCTTTTTTATATAATTTTTCATCATCAGAATTAATTGAATAAGTAATAGGCAATGATTCATCTTCCTCACTCATTAAGGTCGGCAACCCATAAGGGCAATACTGATAATTTGTATAATTCAAACTACGCCAATCGTCCTTTATAAC
Protein-coding sequences here:
- a CDS encoding AIPR family protein, translated to MTKMLNDILKARLQKIISENANNFPALPRKKLEERQMSYAFVIYSVQKILDLSTQEAMRCITDGGGDKGIDAIYVDEESESVHFFSNKFHQNATEKMFPENDLTLLNNSIRIIMRQESPAAFCKLFNQANALLKEKINEISALIGKSHDIFVNIYTVVNSNRDDVIKDDWRSLNYTNYQYCPYGLPTLMSEEDESLPITYSINSDDEKLYKKEISNPDMQAYFLSLPAIELAKLYEQEKEKMLANNIRYYLGKTKINKKIKQAIEKDDNKSLFWACNNGICIICKIVSSTPDSNHKNKIKLVNPKIINGGQTTNAIYEEYKNNPEKLKGISVPVRIYQTSDDDIIAKITEGLNSQNNIFSRDVKSYNPIQKQVVEFFKQKNINLSVKRKEKFDNDNTTISNEVVFQSYIALYEGRPSEAKSSKSKIFENDFDGVFDGSKLNIHLEFYRSYELYKIVEDKESQLKKQSTNNFIQHADFALIYSMGRIDPAVKDATIEFKNIQDLYNKSLKIIKNIVKEQKKKLKGNYSHNNLFKSNEIKNLIDKKIK